The Polyangium mundeleinium genome contains the following window.
CGTGAGGATCGGGGAGAGGGGGTTTCGGAGCTCGTGCCCGAGGAGCGCGAGGAACTCGTCCTTGCGCCGATCGGCGTCGCGCGCGATCTCGTAGGCGCGGCGCAGCTCGGCCTCGGCCTGCTTGCGATCCCCGATGTCCATGCAGATGGACAGGCACTGGACGCTGCCGTCTCCATGCACGACGGGCGCCGAGTAGAGGGACATGTCGATGCTGTGGCCGAGCTTGTGCTTGCGCTCGACCTCGACGTCCGAGAGCACTTCGCCCTGCGCGACCCGCGCGAGGAACGCCTCGGTCTCATGCGGTTTGTCCGTGATGGGCAAAAAGCGCCCCACGGTCTCGGCCGCGGACCAGCCGAACATACGCTCGGCCGCGGGGTTCCAGACGCGCACGGTGCCGTCGGTGTCGAGGATCATGGCCGCCACGGGGCAAGCCGCGATGAACGCGGTGAGCGTGCGGTTCTCGTGCTCAAAGGCGGCGTGAAGCATGGCCCGGTCGAGCGCGACCGCGCTCCTGTGCACGAGCTCCTCGGCGATCGAAGCGCCGTCCGCGTCGAGCGCGCCCTCGGCGCCCCAGCCGAAGAGGAGCACGCCGATCGTACGGCCGCGGGCCACGAGCGGGTGACAGAGCAACGAGCCCGGCGTGACCGCGCCATCCCCGCTCGCAGGCGGGAAGCGCGCCGCGATCGCGGCCTTCGAGGAGAGCCGCAGGCGCTCGCCCGTGCGAAAGGTGACCGCGAGCGGGCTGTTCGCGTCGACGGGGAACGACGGGCTCGGCGTGCGGCTCGTCCACGACGCCGCGCCCTCGTGCTCCAGCACCACGAGCCTTTGCCCGTCCGGCGTGGGGATCGCGAGGACCGCGCGATCGGCCGTGAGGGCCGCGCGGGCGTCGACCACGACGGCACGCGCGACCTCGAGCGGCGTCGTGGCCGCGGCGAGCGCGGCGGTCGTGTGCTGGAGGCGATCGATCCGCTGGGCGACGAGCGCGAGCTCCGCGCGGGCCTTCCGCTCGGCGTCGAAAAGACGCGCGCGATCGAGGGCGAGCGCGCACTGGCGCCCGAGCATGACGGCGAGCACCCGATCCTCCTCGGTGAAGCGCACGCTCGCCGGGAAGCTGAAGCCCATCCCGCCGAGGACACGATCTCCCACGAGAAGCGGGAGCGCGATGCGGGGTCCGCGCGGCCCGAGCGTGGCGCGTGCGGCGTCCGGACAGGTGGCCGCCCACTCCGCCTCGGTCTCGATGAACACGGGCGCTCGTCTTTGCACGGCCATTGCGATCGGCGTCGATGCGTTGCGCGAGTGCCTTCGCCACTGCGCGAGCGCCTCGTTGGGCATGCCCTTCGCGTCGAGGATCACGAACTCGTCGCCCTCGACCATCGCGACGACCGCCGCGCTCGCGCCGAGTGCAGCCGCGCCGAGGTCGAGGATCACCTTCGCGACAGCGTCTTCGCCCGTCGCCGTGAGGAGCGCGATCGTGATCTCTTCGAGGCAAACGAGCCGCCGGAGAGCACTACAAGCATGTGTCTCGCCGGCCCGCACGGCAGCACCACTCTCCTCCCGTAAAACCGAGGATCGAGCGTCCGAGGTGAAGAAGAGATCACTCCCCGAATCCCCCTCCCAATGTCCAGCACGATCCATGATTTGTGGGAAATCTTCCCCGCTTGGGCCGAGCCGCGAAACCCGTGAAGATCCTGATCCTCCGTCGGGGA
Protein-coding sequences here:
- a CDS encoding hybrid sensor histidine kinase/response regulator; the protein is MDRAGHWEGDSGSDLFFTSDARSSVLREESGAAVRAGETHACSALRRLVCLEEITIALLTATGEDAVAKVILDLGAAALGASAAVVAMVEGDEFVILDAKGMPNEALAQWRRHSRNASTPIAMAVQRRAPVFIETEAEWAATCPDAARATLGPRGPRIALPLLVGDRVLGGMGFSFPASVRFTEEDRVLAVMLGRQCALALDRARLFDAERKARAELALVAQRIDRLQHTTAALAAATTPLEVARAVVVDARAALTADRAVLAIPTPDGQRLVVLEHEGAASWTSRTPSPSFPVDANSPLAVTFRTGERLRLSSKAAIAARFPPASGDGAVTPGSLLCHPLVARGRTIGVLLFGWGAEGALDADGASIAEELVHRSAVALDRAMLHAAFEHENRTLTAFIAACPVAAMILDTDGTVRVWNPAAERMFGWSAAETVGRFLPITDKPHETEAFLARVAQGEVLSDVEVERKHKLGHSIDMSLYSAPVVHGDGSVQCLSICMDIGDRKQAEAELRRAYEIARDADRRKDEFLALLGHELRNPLSPILTALYLMRLKGRTDGLERERDVIERQVQHLVSLVDDLLDVSRIMRGKIQLSTRPIEIARVFSQAIEIASPLFEQKQHELRVDVPAEGLVVEVDETRMAQVLANLLTNAARYTDAGGHIAVAARREGNEVVVFVRDDGSGIPSEMLPVIFDLFVQGARGADRAGGGLGLGLGLVRSLVKLHGGAVSARSEGPGRGSEFEVRLPALSPRRASSPDLPAPVSPRLSKVRRVLVVDDNRDAAQMLAEVLTSHGHEVVVAHDGPQALALAASFRPEIGILDIGLPVMDGYELALELRAAYGERITLVAVTGYGQEHDKRRAFDAGFSRHYVKPVAADALLSDVFP